In Choloepus didactylus isolate mChoDid1 chromosome X, mChoDid1.pri, whole genome shotgun sequence, a genomic segment contains:
- the UBQLN2 gene encoding LOW QUALITY PROTEIN: ubiquilin-2 (The sequence of the model RefSeq protein was modified relative to this genomic sequence to represent the inferred CDS: inserted 1 base in 1 codon; substituted 2 bases at 2 genomic stop codons) has translation MPENGESSGPPRPSRGSPAAQGPAAALAEPKIIKVTVRTPKEKEEFAVPENSSVQQFKEAISKRFKSQTDQLVLIFAGKILKDQDTLIQHGIRDGLTVHLVSKSQNRPQGQSTEPSSAAGTNITRASTPRSDSTMISTTSNPFGLGSLGGLAGLSSLGLSSTSFSELQSQMQQQLISSPEMIIQIMENPFVQSMLSNPDLMKQLIMANPQMQHLIQRNPEISHLLNNPDIMSXTLEIARNPAMMQEMMRNQDLSLSHLQSIPGGYSALRRMYTDIQEPMLNAAQEQFGSNRFASVGSSSSSGEATQPSHTEENRDPLPNPWAPPPATQSSATTSTATSSGSGSGSSSCNAAGNTVAAASYVASVFSTRGMQSLLQQITENPQLIQNMLSAPYMRSMMQSLSQNPDLAAXMMLNNPLFTGNPQLQXQMRPQLPAFLQQMQNPDTLSAMSNPRAMQALMQIQQGLQTLAREAPGLIPSFTPGVGVGVLGTAIGLVGPVTPIGPIGLIVPFTPIGPIGPIGPTGPAGPSGPAGPTGPTGLTVSSSAPSETTSPTSDSGPNPQFIKQMVQALAGANPPQLPNPEVRFQQQLEQLNAMGFLNLEANLQALIATGGDINAAIERLLSSQPS, from the exons ATGCCTGAAAACGGCGAGAGCAGCGGCCCTCCGCGCCCCTCCCGCGGCTCTCCTGCGGCCCAAGGCCCGGCTGCTGCCCTGGCCGAGCCCAAAATCATCAAAGTCACTGTGAGGACTCcgaaagagaaagaggagttcGCGGTGCCTGAGAATAGCTCGGTACAGCAGTTTAAAGAAGCGATTTCGAAACGCTTCAAGTCCCAAACCGATCAGCTAGTGCTGATTTTTGCcggaaaaatcttaaaagatcAAGATACCTTGATCCAGCATGGCATCCGTGATGGACTAACTGTTCACCTTGTCAGCAAAAGCCAGAACCGACCCCAGGGCCAGTCCACTGAGCCTAGCAGTGCCGCGGGAACTAATATTACCAGGGCGTCGACTCCCAGGAGTGACTCCACAATGATTTCTACAACTAGCAACCCATTTGGATTGGGGAGCCTGGGAGGACTTGCAGGCCTTAGCAGCCTAGGTTTGAGCTCGACtagtttctctgagctccagaGCCAGATGCAGCAGCAGCTAATATCCAGCCCTGAGATGATAATCCAAATAATGGAAAATCCCTTTGTTCAGAGCATGCTTTCGAATCCCGATCTGATGAAGCAGCTCATTATGGCCAATCCACAGATGCAACATTTGATTCAGAGAAACCCAGAAATCAGTCACCTGCTCAACAACCCTGATATAATGAGTTAGACCCTCGAAATCGCCAGGAATCCAGCCATGATGCAAGAGATGATGAGAAATCAAGACCTGTCTCTGAGCCATCTCCAAAGCATCCCAGGTGGCTACAGTGCTCTAAGGCGCATGTACACTGACATTCAAGAACCAATGCTGAATGCGGCACAAGAGCAATTTGGGAGTAATCGGTTTGCCTCCGTGGGGAGCAGTTCCTCCTCCGGGGAAGCTACGCAGCCTTCTCACACAGAAGAAAATCGAGATCCACTGCCCAATCCATGGGCACCACCACCTGCTACCCAGAGTTCTGCAACCACCAGCACGGCCACCAGCAGTGGCAGTGGGTCTGGCAGTAGCTCCTGCAATGCTGCTGGGAACACTGTAGCTGCAGCCAGTTATGTTGCTAGCGTCTTCAGTACCCGTGGTATGCAGAGCCTGCTGCAACAGATAACTGAAAACCCCCAACTGATTCAGAATATGCTGTCTGCACCCTACATGAGAAGCATGATGCAGTCGCTAAGCCAGAATCCAGATCTGGCTGCCTAGATGATGCTGAACAACCCGCTGTTTACAGGAAATCCTCAGCTGC GGCAGATGCGTCCTCAGCTCCCAGCTTTCCTGCAGCAGATGCAGAATCCAGACACACTGTCAGCCATGTCAAACCCAAGAGCAATGCAGGCTTTAATGCAGATCCAGCAGGGGCTACAAACATTAGCTAGGGAAGCACCTGGCCTCATTCCAAGCTTCACTccaggtgtgggggtgggggtgctgggaaCCGCCATTGGCCTGGTAGGTCCAGTCACTCCCATAGGCCCCATAGGCCTCATTGTCCCCTTTACCCCCATAGGCCCCATTGGGCCCATAGGACCCACTGGCCCTGCAGGTCCTTCTGGCCCTGCCGGCCCTACTGGGCCCACTGGGCTCACAGTTTCTAGCTCTGCACCCAGTGAAACCACTAGCCCAACTTCAGACTCTGGACCCAACCCTCAGTTCATTAAGCAAATGGTGCAGGCTCTGGCTGGAGCAAATCCTCCACAGCTGCCGAATCCAGAAGTGAGATTTCAACAACAACTGGAACAGCTCAACGCAATGGGGTTCTTAAACCTTGAAGCAAACTTGCAGGCCCTGATAGCAACAGGAGGCGATATCAATGCAGCCATTGAAAGGCTGCTTAGCTCCCAGCCATCATAA